The genomic DNA caattatgtaaatacgcagagcctggtttaagcatgggtgagtggacaatgccataccttcgggaaaatggtcccttccatatcacattatgcaagctccaagcttggcgctttttcccatgattgaaattacatgggcaacttcctgtaatatttctatcgtttttttgtaaaaaatcttgcaatttataaatggcgaaaatagtttttccggggtaagtgaccacaaagctaccatatatgtaaaaatcatccttggtgaacttcccctttaagctGTTCTACTTGaataaaatgatcaaatatacTCTACTTACTTTTTAGCTGTGTCTGTGGCAGTGATAACATTTAATTTACCAAAACGTAAAAAGTCATTAGAATACCTGTAAATGgaagtaaattttaaaaattgaacaTAACGAGTGGTAAAATAAGAATTATCAAGGATCTGGCCACCTACCTAATAATTTCCCtttgtcaataaaaaaacataTGAGTGACTGATGTGTGAATGGATAACCAAGATCAGAGTTAGTCAtactaaaataatgtataagaaatgagaaaaattattttggaaaaaacttACGGTTAGAATGAATAAATGACTTGGCAAAAGCAATTGGAAGCAGTCATTGTTATTCAAGATTTACAATGTATTGTGGTATCTTCTCATTTTGAATGTCCCAACCATCACAAAGTAAGTcaaaaatttctaaaattcagaGACTGGAACCCAATGTCCTGCTATTGTCATGATATATAACACACTAGACTGCTGAATTTGAGATTTTCCTGGAACTTTCTTGAATGCAAATCAATGCCTTTCAAGTCTATGCCAATGGGGAAATATACATATAGGACTGAGCTATTCATTCTAAGCTGAGATTTTCTTTGATTGACCATATGAAGTCAACCAAGCATATTGACAAACAATTAGTTTAGGATTGGAAAATACTGAAATAACAACAAGAACTCTGACTTACTTGACAGAAAGCTCAGCAAATAATGAAGCAAATCTGACACAAGGTGGCGACCAACCAGCATAAAACTCTACCAACCAATAACCATTTCTGTCCTTCTCAAGCTCTtcctgaaaatttcataaaaaatttctGTCAGGAAAATTTTATCTGCAGCATAATGCAACAATATTAAACAGTTGATTTGACATTATTAGTTTGAATTGAACCATTTTGTGTGGTGTAAACGTTAAAAAAGATATAATGTGTTGGTCTCATACTTGTAATAAAGCCAGTTTGGCTTTCTGAACAATAGGTGACCTCTGAACTTTTGATTCCTAGTGGATAGTTAATATTTATCTCAACCACTGAATATGCAATATCAATCTGACGTACAGTTGCAATCATTAAAAATACCTATAAGAAGACCACAAACTATACTATGTCACTGCTCCACATAAGACCAGAATATCTTCTGGTTAAATCATAGATACATGCTAATCATGAAATTTGTATATAAGGTAAGTGACATCTATTGACCACTTCAAagtacaaaatacagaaaatttaatttttcaaaattgctgTCTTTGGGTACTATTTCTAATTTTGCAATATAGGAGAAATTGCTTTGAATTATCAAATCATAAAACACGTTGAGGGTGCTGATAACCTGCCTTTGCTCTTTATTACAGGTAGATTCAGAAAACAAAACCGTTTCTGCTATTGACTCAATAGACACTTCATAAGAAGTGCATACCTCACTCTACCGGTACAATACCGCAAGGTTTCATGATCACAATTAGATGAGTTCATGATTGATTTTGTTTGCGGTATtttatgccaagaaaaataccAAAGACAATCACATTGTCCTGTTTAGTGGAATAactgatttcaaaatattaaatactGGCTTTGAAGCCCTAACAGATTGTTCTACAGTGGCTCATCCAGAACTGAATACCAGTAATAAGTCATTTTGATAGCATTCGTAGAAAACAATGATCAGATCTGAACTCTTTCACCGCCAAATTTTGGTAAAACTCAAGACATGTGCTTCTATGGCAAGCTTGCATTCCATGGAAGGAAAGAAGGattaaagtttgaccatatacGCCAATTTTATTGACATTGAAGTAAACATAGTTCTAAACAAGATCTGACTTGGAGGGGTGTACAAGAAACTTGTTCAATCATGCACAGTTGCCGTGAAATGTAGGCTATCTTTTAACAGAGGGCATGGAGTCAAAACAAAGGCTActataaaactgtaaaatataaaGGTTATTAAAAGTGAGATGATATTCATTGATACCAGTGAACAGATAAAGGGCTAGGAGATGGGTATTTCTCATCAGATAAAGTTAATAATATCTCTCAGTTTGACTTTGGACCTTCTTGATGTTGTTTAATTAAAAATGTGCTACCCtagaattttagaattttagataacaaaacagaaataaagaagAACAAGAGCAACACCAAGTTTTTTATTACCTGAAGAGTAGCTTCGTTGAAGTATATGATATTATCTGGACCTGAAAAGGCTGGCTCAGGAAACACCACAAAAATTACTGCAAGAAGAGGGCAGATCAAAGTTTATAgttttatttcttcattgcTAACAGAATCGTTACCAGTATAATGAGTTACAATGGTATGGTATTGTTTGAAGTGCTGCAGGGTTATCTTGGGGTCATATTTCTATGTTGCGAGACAAACGTTTTGTTACACAGTTTACGGAAACACAGGACAGTTTTATTGATGACTCATTTGTGGACTTTGGAGTTTTGGCTCCTTGGTGCTTTATGAAGGAGGTAATCACCAGggtttgtgtgtatgtctgtatgtacctTTGTTAGTGTACTGTATCTATGAATGTGCACAATAAATGTTACATCACTGATTCaataagtttgtttctcattgtAACATACGCTGTTAATTCTCATATATACCTATGTACTGCGGTCGTAGCGGCATGTTTATTAAATCTACATGATATAACACGTTATCTTTGACAATTGACAATTGTTTGTGAAAACTTTATAGACAAATTATTGGACatggcacagtccctccaccaatgGACCGTGGACATGATGATACGTACTGACATACAAGTTTGACTTTGTGATAGCTACACTTGCTCAAATTGAtggttgtaaaattgaaacccTGCAGTTTGTCTGAATGAatgtatatattaatacatttatttcatcTTCATAGGAAATGTGGTATGACTTACTGAGACATGCTACACCAAACAGAGCTCCCCATCTTGGATCTGATTGGCAAATAATACAGTGTTAGCAACCTTGGTGAAGAGAAATCCTGCACTTAAGTACTGGATCCAATCATCTGAACGTCGATTCTTGACAACCAATACACACATCAGAAACaaatatgcattggaatcttcctGCAAATGTAATGAGCAATGGAAACAAGtcagatttgtttttcattgcaCGTTAAGTTTGGCAAATATGCACAACTCATGGACCAATTTAGGTAACGAGAAATGGAGATGTGAGATTTGTTTTTACTGGATGTATGTGTGTCTCCACATACAGTTTTGCAAATACACACAACTTTTGCAGCAACAAAGGTAACAAGAAATGGAAATTGAGAATTATATTTACTACCAATATCATATCATGCAGAGAAGAGATTCTCATCAGTAAATCGTCGTTTTTCCTAAATTTATTAACTTCTTGActttattcaatatttgcctTTTTGCTCCTCACCACCATAATCTCCAGCCATGGCATTATATTTACTGTCACACGCCACACATCGTTGAGTATTGGTAGATCAAGTCTGCTTTTAACGCTTCGAAAAGCCGAAATCTTACCCAACTGAGACTGCACTCGTCCGCCGGGAAAAGGATATGGCAGCATGGCGGGGTCACTTTCAGGAAGACATACGATAAACACAGTATGATATTGGCGATGTAATATGGATGAAGCAGACGCCTCACTCTATTCAGGTCCTTCGTCAGGGCCATTGGCAGAAAGTTGGTTCAAAAGATCGAAATTCGGCAAATTGAATGGATCGTTATGCATATAAAGACAATGTAGAAAGCTTAACCCAAAAATTGAATGTACGTCGACAGAAACCGACTTAAGAAGTCTTAAACTGAACGCTGAAAGGAAACACACAACGATTTCCTCAGAGCGTTCTCATAGCAGACTTCTACTtccgggtcaaaggtcacactcAATagcaatatgaaaatatttaaaaagtctaCAGGGCTCGTTGATTTAAAGTAAGAATAGTCGCTCTTTAGAAAATGTACTTTCCACTGAATGTTTCTCAGAGATAAGCGTTTGGATGCGGTGATGTACGACATGACCGACATCTCGGGGAGAAAGAAGACAGTGAACAACGATCGACTCTGAGGGCGTGTTATCGTGTACTGTAAGTACATGTGTAGTGGCTGTGCGAAGAGAATGAATTAAATTTGAATGAGTTCGTGGGCGGGAGAAAGTGTGATCAGTCACTGAAGACTGCGGTTGCGTTGCGATGTGATGCTGATTTCGTATCTGCCCAAGATGACCACTTCGTAATACCAATTTGTGAACATCTATGAGAGAACATGTCACAATGGGCAACAGACATAGCCACAGACGCCTTAGTTACGCAGAGCGGAGGAAGGTGAGTAGAAATTGTATCAATATTCGCAATGCTCAGTGCGTCATTTACGTTACATACATGATGATGATAGCTTGTATTTGTAGCACTGTAGTAGCTGACGTTTGGTATCACCTCGTATGTACGCTTCAATGCAAGCTGTGCGGCACTACTACATATTGGCGGTAATGTGCTCTGCTTGCAATGCCAACCGTGACTAAATCCCTGCTGTGTCGAAATTAACCGCGCGTGTATTTCTGCAAATAGACTGCATAGCAAAACAATCATGTTTTTATTCGTCATTGGCGCATATACTTCTTTTTCTCAGATATTAAATATGAACGGAATAAAAACAGCAACAAACTTTAATGTTATCCCACAAATCGGTGATGTACGTACCTATGAGCGCTTATCACTCATCTGAAAATGAGAAGATGTCGGGTCCAAAGCCTTATAAGATGAGACGGTTAGTTGTAAGAGACCCAACATGTGCAACAAACCGATTTGAACTGTATCTATGGTACCCTTTCATTTTCAACACCCCCTAAAGTTAAACAATATGAAGGGAAACCTTAGGCAGATAGCGAAGGACCCTGTTGCATCAGATAATCTATGTTCTTTACTGTAGCAATATcattacaaaattaattaaacttGTCACAGCTctggtgaaaatattttcagcggCGTTCTTTCAACATTACACTGCAGGTGATATCATGAACCTGTTTGCTCCTTTTTTTCGACTTCTAATTTTTGGGAAAGGGGGACTTGGACCTAAAAGTATATGTCCTGCAACATAGCAACTTACTCTTCAAAGGAATCAagtacagaaataaataaaaatttattctTTCGTTTGAAACTCtaacttttgttgaaattcatttgtcaagtTTTCACATCAAATTTAGGCACATATTGATATTTATCACACCCAATAATTTCAATTCTATgcatttaaagaaataaaagaaTTCAGACATGTTCTTTTTGATACAAATTCTTGTTTTTTATATTCAATTAGAGAAAGAACACAGCTATGGATTCAGTATATGCCTATTAAAGCTTCTTAAAATGATGTTTGTTGGAGGAAAACTTatcaaatttaatttgtttatccATACAATCAACACTTTATGTTGGCCCTTATATTGCAGCCATCATGAAATCCAATATTTCTCAACATAaacatttacatacatttctGTTACACattaaatttatattaaaacCTACACATGTGTTCATCTCATTCTTGGATGATGTCATTGTGTCAAATTTTGAAGATTTCTTTGAGTTgcaacttttaataaataagCAAAGTGATTTACCAGGTCTGAAAATTTGGATTTTTTCTCTGTTGGTTTCTGCATTTTGTTTTCAGCGTAAAATGATCTTGTATTGAGTTGTAAGACACAAACGATGGTACAGTAAGTAACCTGACAGGTGACTATGGTGACAATTGTGTACAGAGGAATATATATTTTGCCCTGTCATGCTTCTCATAACTATGGTTAAAAATTAATGATATTAATTTCATAAACTGTTTTTTAAACATGCAAAATTGCGTAGCAAACTGATTTATTACAGGAACAGTCCTGCAGGTCAGTCATGGGaatgtttttagctcacatttggtatatataccaaagagagcttatattgTTTAGATCGGCTGCATATGAATGTCTGTAggtatgtataggataaagcccaagTATGAGGGctttctggtatataaagtccaaccaaacgataaaatgtcgaggccgcaggccgagacattttattgtagggttggactttatataccagaagagcccgagtacgagggttttatccgacttaaaaactatcgcccctaactgatatattttcgttttcaatgtgtttacgtcaaccttcccctttgtcaatgtaacgtgtttaggatatgaattaaaacttttatttgtgaaatagccttccaatgtaatggaacatcctataaatgccctag from Ptychodera flava strain L36383 chromosome 12, AS_Pfla_20210202, whole genome shotgun sequence includes the following:
- the LOC139146310 gene encoding thioredoxin-related transmembrane protein 2 homolog codes for the protein MALTKDLNRVRRLLHPYYIANIILCLSYVFLKVTPPCCHILFPADECSLSWEDSNAYLFLMCVLVVKNRRSDDWIQYLSAGFLFTKVANTVLFANQIQDGELCLVYFHKQLSIVKDNVLYHVDLINMPLRPQYIVIFVVFPEPAFSGPDNIIYFNEATLQEELEKDRNGYWLVEFYAGWSPPCVRFASLFAELSVKYSNDFLRFGKLNVITATDTAKKYRVDTSSISRQLPTVILFHQGKEKTRVPIWDKKGKIVKYSFNEANIIYDFDLNNLHQETLKLCKIKKSRKQDDKELRRIM